A single window of Chitinophagales bacterium DNA harbors:
- a CDS encoding dicarboxylate/amino acid:cation symporter, translating to MKKLALHWKILLGMLFGVVFGLIANTMGWNGFVTDWIKPFGTIFINSLKLIAVPLIIASLIKGISDLKDISKLSQMGGRTIGIYILTTIFAVSLGLLVVNVLQPGKSISEETRQQLVETYKEDANKRIVDAEGQKKQGPLQALEDLVPSNIFAAASNNGNMLQVIFFVIFFGIGLILIPVEQAAPVKAFFDGLNEVILKLIDLIMLAAPYGVFALLASLVVESPSADLFIALLWYAFSVLIGLGLLTFVLYPTLVKIFTGKSPSFFFNGIAPAQLLAFSTSSSAATLPVTMERVEEHLGVEKEVASFVLPIGATVNMDGTSLYQAVAAVFIAQAFGMDLSLSAQLGIIATATLASIGSAAVPGAGMVMLVIVLGQAGIPEAGLALIFAIDRPLDMCRTVTNITGDATVSMLVAKSVDKLGEPHVKDWDDNYGK from the coding sequence ATGAAAAAACTTGCACTACATTGGAAAATCTTATTGGGTATGCTCTTTGGAGTTGTGTTTGGTTTGATAGCTAACACAATGGGGTGGAATGGATTTGTGACCGATTGGATCAAACCCTTTGGAACGATTTTTATCAATTCTCTCAAACTCATTGCCGTTCCTTTGATTATTGCCTCTCTAATCAAAGGTATTTCTGACCTGAAAGATATTTCCAAACTTTCGCAAATGGGCGGACGTACCATCGGTATTTACATTCTCACCACCATTTTTGCCGTTTCTTTGGGTCTGTTGGTCGTCAATGTATTGCAGCCAGGAAAGTCTATTTCGGAAGAGACCCGACAACAATTGGTAGAAACGTATAAAGAGGATGCCAACAAACGGATTGTAGATGCAGAGGGGCAAAAAAAGCAAGGTCCACTGCAAGCATTGGAGGATTTGGTGCCGTCCAATATTTTTGCAGCTGCTTCCAACAATGGCAATATGTTGCAGGTAATTTTCTTTGTGATCTTTTTTGGTATTGGATTGATTCTTATTCCTGTAGAGCAAGCTGCTCCCGTCAAAGCTTTTTTTGACGGATTGAATGAGGTGATTTTGAAGTTGATAGACTTGATTATGTTGGCAGCTCCGTATGGGGTTTTTGCACTTTTAGCGTCTCTGGTAGTCGAGTCGCCGAGTGCGGATTTATTCATTGCCTTGTTGTGGTATGCTTTTTCAGTATTGATAGGTTTGGGCTTGCTTACCTTCGTTTTGTATCCTACTTTGGTTAAGATTTTCACAGGCAAAAGCCCTAGTTTTTTCTTCAATGGCATTGCCCCTGCTCAGTTGTTGGCATTTTCGACAAGTTCAAGTGCTGCAACTCTGCCTGTCACGATGGAAAGAGTGGAGGAACATTTGGGCGTAGAAAAAGAAGTAGCGAGTTTTGTACTGCCCATTGGAGCAACGGTGAATATGGATGGAACTAGTCTGTATCAAGCAGTTGCGGCTGTATTTATTGCACAAGCTTTTGGAATGGATTTGAGTTTATCGGCTCAGTTAGGAATTATTGCTACGGCTACTTTGGCTTCAATTGGTTCAGCGGCGGTTCCTGGCGCGGGCATGGTCATGTTGGTGATTGTCTTGGGTCAAGCGGGGATTCCAGAAGCGGGTTTGGCTTTGATTTTTGCGATTGACCGCCCTTTAGATATGTGTCGAACAGTCACAAACATTACAGGGGATGCAACGGTTTCGATGTTGGTGGCAAAGTCAGTAGATAAATTGGGTGAACCACATGTAAAAGATTGGGATGACAATTATGGAAAATGA
- a CDS encoding aminotransferase class I/II-fold pyridoxal phosphate-dependent enzyme, with amino-acid sequence MENDIKKAYHPGEFRQQGHQLVDLLADYLEQSQNRQDIPISALIAPEEMFAQLDLDLTAPSNLSIEELFKPIFEQTTHLQHPRYVGHQVTAPIPLSGLTEMVTSVMNGSGSMYEMSASGAAMDKIVVDFMLQHCGFGESANGILTSGGTLGNLTALLAARQAKAGYDVWEEGVQNDLAIMVSDESHYSISRAVKMMGMGEKGMVKIPTDSEFRIDISKLEETYQSALQDGKKIIAVVGNACSTSTGSFDDLEALAIFCKKYQLWLHVDAAHGGGLLLSDSYRHLLKGIEAADSVVIDFHKMMLFPSLVTAVLFQNGQTSLKAFTQKADYLAVKEGEDNWSDFLKRTIECTRPMMGARVYTVLRAYGGTAIGNYVTAAIDLAKQFAAMISESDDFEVAIEPSCNIVCFRYLLPKNYSINDFNAKLRLDMLHDGRFFIVQTTIRGQIYLRVSLMNPFTTLADLTELLAKLRELANL; translated from the coding sequence ATGGAAAATGACATCAAGAAAGCATATCATCCAGGCGAATTTCGCCAACAGGGACATCAACTTGTGGATTTATTGGCGGACTATTTAGAACAATCTCAAAACCGCCAAGACATTCCTATTTCCGCTTTGATAGCACCCGAAGAAATGTTTGCACAATTGGATTTGGATTTAACTGCTCCTTCTAACCTTTCTATTGAAGAACTTTTCAAACCCATCTTTGAGCAAACTACGCATCTACAACATCCTCGTTATGTAGGGCATCAAGTGACTGCTCCTATTCCTTTGAGTGGTTTGACAGAAATGGTGACAAGCGTAATGAATGGCAGTGGTTCGATGTACGAAATGAGTGCTTCGGGAGCTGCAATGGACAAAATCGTTGTGGATTTCATGCTGCAACATTGTGGCTTTGGCGAGTCCGCCAATGGCATTTTGACCTCTGGTGGCACTTTGGGCAATCTCACTGCCCTCTTGGCTGCAAGACAAGCAAAAGCGGGCTACGATGTGTGGGAGGAAGGTGTGCAAAATGACTTGGCGATTATGGTGTCAGACGAATCGCATTACTCTATCAGTCGGGCGGTGAAAATGATGGGAATGGGTGAAAAGGGGATGGTAAAAATACCTACTGATAGCGAGTTTCGGATAGATATTTCTAAACTGGAAGAAACGTATCAATCGGCACTTCAAGATGGGAAAAAAATCATTGCCGTAGTGGGCAATGCTTGTTCTACTTCAACGGGTTCTTTTGACGATTTGGAGGCATTGGCTATTTTCTGCAAAAAGTACCAACTTTGGCTTCATGTAGATGCAGCGCATGGTGGTGGATTGTTGTTATCGGATAGCTACCGACACCTATTGAAGGGCATTGAAGCGGCTGATTCTGTGGTGATTGATTTTCACAAAATGATGCTGTTTCCCTCCTTGGTGACTGCCGTTTTGTTTCAAAATGGACAAACTTCACTGAAGGCCTTCACCCAAAAAGCAGACTATCTGGCAGTGAAAGAGGGCGAAGATAATTGGTCTGATTTTTTGAAAAGAACGATTGAATGTACCCGTCCGATGATGGGCGCAAGGGTTTACACCGTTTTGCGAGCTTATGGAGGAACGGCAATTGGGAATTATGTGACGGCTGCCATTGACTTGGCAAAACAATTTGCAGCAATGATTTCAGAAAGTGATGATTTTGAAGTAGCGATTGAACCTTCCTGCAATATCGTTTGCTTTCGGTATTTACTTCCAAAAAACTACTCTATCAATGACTTCAATGCCAAATTGCGTTTAGACATGCTGCATGATGGCCGTTTTTTTATCGTCCAAACTACGATTCGTGGACAGATTTATTTGAGGGTTTCTTTGATGAATCCGTTTACGACATTAGCAGATTTAACAGAACTCTTGGCTAAATTAAGGGAATTGGCTAATCTCTAA
- a CDS encoding (4Fe-4S)-binding protein has protein sequence MATKQPTKEYSNGEITVVWEPKKCIHSGICVQTLPNVYKPNEQPWIKIENASTEELKAQVEKCPSGALSYYMNGEENQETESLETKVEVLPNGPLLVYGTLKVTDKSGNMEVKNKTTAFCRCGASKNKPYCDGTHVKVDFRD, from the coding sequence ATGGCAACTAAACAACCTACTAAAGAGTATTCAAACGGTGAAATTACAGTGGTATGGGAACCTAAAAAATGTATTCACTCAGGCATTTGTGTTCAGACTTTGCCAAATGTATATAAGCCGAACGAACAACCGTGGATCAAAATTGAAAATGCTTCTACAGAAGAATTAAAAGCACAAGTAGAGAAATGCCCCTCAGGTGCATTGAGTTATTATATGAATGGCGAAGAAAATCAAGAAACAGAGTCTCTAGAAACCAAGGTAGAAGTCTTACCCAATGGACCTCTGTTGGTTTATGGAACACTGAAAGTAACCGATAAAAGTGGTAACATGGAAGTGAAAAACAAAACAACTGCTTTTTGTCGTTGTGGAGCATCGAAAAACAAACCTTACTGCGATGGCACACACGTAAAAGTAGATTTTAGAGATTAG